In Agrobacterium sp. RAC06, a single window of DNA contains:
- the moaD gene encoding molybdopterin converting factor subunit 1 has product MVKVVYFAWVRERIGKGEEELEIPAEVKTAGELVSWLATLGEGYEEALRFPKAIRVAINQEHVEHNELIAGAREIGIFPPMTGG; this is encoded by the coding sequence ATGGTGAAGGTGGTCTACTTCGCCTGGGTTCGCGAGCGGATCGGCAAGGGCGAGGAAGAACTGGAGATCCCGGCCGAGGTCAAGACCGCCGGCGAGCTGGTATCCTGGCTTGCGACCCTCGGTGAAGGCTATGAGGAGGCTCTGCGCTTTCCCAAGGCGATCCGGGTCGCCATCAACCAGGAACATGTCGAGCATAACGAACTGATTGCTGGCGCCCGTGAGATCGGCATCTTCCCGCCGATGACCGGCGGCTGA
- a CDS encoding molybdenum cofactor biosynthesis protein MoaE, with product MRPAPTIRVQREDFDPAAELQALSAGRKDIGALVSFVGLCRDEAGTLSALELEHYPGMAETEMTRIAELAIDRFSLLGLTAIHRFGRIEAGEQIVLVLAAAPHRQAAFDGANFVMDFLKTSAPFWKKEHAQDGTSGDWVAAKDADDTARDRWNR from the coding sequence ATCAGGCCCGCCCCCACCATCCGCGTCCAGCGCGAGGATTTCGATCCGGCAGCCGAGTTGCAGGCTCTCTCAGCCGGGCGCAAGGACATTGGAGCGCTCGTTTCCTTTGTCGGCCTTTGCCGCGACGAGGCGGGAACGCTTTCGGCGCTCGAACTCGAACATTATCCGGGCATGGCGGAAACAGAGATGACCCGGATCGCGGAACTTGCGATCGATCGCTTCTCGCTGCTGGGGCTCACTGCCATCCACCGTTTCGGGCGGATCGAGGCGGGGGAACAGATCGTGCTCGTCCTTGCCGCTGCCCCGCATCGGCAGGCGGCTTTCGACGGCGCCAATTTCGTCATGGATTTCCTGAAGACCTCAGCGCCGTTCTGGAAGAAGGAACACGCGCAAGATGGCACCAGCGGCGACTGGGTCGCGGCAAAGGACGCCGACGATACGGCACGGGATCGCTGGAACCGATAA
- the ndk gene encoding nucleoside-diphosphate kinase produces the protein MAIERTFSMIKPDATKRNLTGAITKVFEDNGLRVVASKRVWMSKREAEGFYAVHKERPFFGELVEGMTSGPTVVQVLEGENAILKNREIMGATNPANADEGTIRKMFALSIGENSVHGSDAPETAAQEISYWFADTEIVG, from the coding sequence ATGGCGATTGAACGCACCTTCTCGATGATCAAGCCCGATGCCACCAAGCGCAACCTGACCGGCGCCATCACCAAGGTTTTCGAAGACAACGGCCTGCGCGTCGTCGCTTCGAAGCGCGTTTGGATGAGCAAGCGCGAAGCTGAAGGCTTCTACGCCGTTCACAAGGAACGCCCCTTCTTCGGCGAACTGGTTGAAGGCATGACCTCGGGCCCGACCGTCGTTCAGGTTCTCGAAGGCGAAAACGCCATCCTGAAGAACCGCGAAATCATGGGCGCGACCAACCCGGCCAATGCCGACGAAGGCACGATCCGCAAGATGTTCGCCCTGTCGATCGGCGAAAACTCGGTTCACGGTTCGGACGCTCCGGAAACCGCTGCCCAGGAAATCAGCTACTGGTTCGCCGACACCGAAATCGTCGGCTGA
- a CDS encoding glutathione S-transferase family protein, producing the protein MTMTLYSLCGADAARPFSPHCWKTVMALHHKGLVFEERPLAFTAIPTIEGGFSKTVPILRDGQELISDSFRIALYLEEAYPEQPSLFGGQGGVAAARLVEGYSQHVVHTAITKIALVDIHDMLAPADQAYFRKSREERLGRTLEDMAAGRDAAIAALPAALQPLRHMLVFQPFVGGATPLFGDYILFGALQWLRVTTGAIHLPADDPVSLWFDRCLELHDGVAHAVA; encoded by the coding sequence ATGACGATGACCCTCTATTCGCTGTGCGGCGCCGATGCCGCGCGTCCTTTCTCGCCCCATTGCTGGAAGACCGTGATGGCCCTCCACCACAAGGGCCTTGTATTCGAGGAGCGGCCGCTCGCCTTCACGGCGATCCCAACAATCGAGGGCGGGTTCTCAAAGACGGTTCCGATCCTTAGGGACGGTCAGGAACTGATCTCCGACAGCTTTCGGATCGCGCTCTATCTGGAGGAGGCCTATCCCGAGCAGCCGAGCCTGTTTGGCGGGCAGGGCGGTGTCGCCGCAGCACGCCTGGTGGAGGGCTATTCCCAGCATGTCGTCCATACCGCAATCACGAAGATCGCTCTCGTCGACATCCACGACATGCTGGCTCCCGCTGACCAAGCCTATTTCCGCAAAAGCCGTGAGGAAAGGCTCGGACGGACCTTGGAGGACATGGCCGCCGGTCGCGACGCCGCAATTGCAGCCCTTCCGGCAGCGCTCCAGCCGCTCCGTCACATGCTGGTCTTCCAGCCTTTCGTCGGCGGCGCAACCCCGCTCTTCGGCGACTATATCCTGTTCGGTGCGCTGCAATGGCTGAGGGTCACCACGGGCGCCATCCACCTGCCGGCGGATGATCCAGTGAGCCTCTGGTTCGACCGTTGCCTCGAACTCCATGACGGCGTCGCCCATGCGGTCGCCTGA
- a CDS encoding DinB family protein, with protein MQNYQMLADYNAWANRLLYSAVADLSTEELHRDTGAFFGSIFATLSHILTADRIWLNRFTGEGPMPRSLDERPYDDFEDLRAARLEEDTRIIRYAQSLTAERLNSDFSYTPVTSPERVSHKLWPALTHVFNHQTHHRGQVHAGLTGLGKPSLSLDLIYFVRSQGQQWL; from the coding sequence ATGCAGAACTATCAGATGCTCGCGGACTACAATGCTTGGGCCAACAGGCTGCTTTATTCTGCTGTCGCAGACCTCTCGACCGAAGAGCTCCACCGCGACACCGGCGCCTTCTTCGGATCAATCTTCGCCACGCTCAGCCACATCCTGACCGCAGACCGGATCTGGCTGAACCGGTTCACCGGCGAAGGCCCGATGCCCCGCTCCCTGGATGAGCGCCCCTATGATGACTTCGAGGATCTGCGGGCCGCTCGGCTGGAAGAAGACACGCGGATCATCCGTTATGCGCAGAGCCTGACTGCGGAGCGGCTGAATAGCGACTTCAGCTACACGCCGGTCACATCGCCGGAACGCGTAAGCCATAAGCTCTGGCCGGCCCTCACCCATGTCTTCAACCACCAGACCCACCATCGTGGGCAGGTTCATGCCGGATTGACCGGACTGGGCAAGCCGAGCCTCAGCCTCGACCTGATCTATTTCGTCCGCAGCCAGGGCCAGCAGTGGCTGTGA
- a CDS encoding methyl-accepting chemotaxis protein — protein MNELNKLRDRISYGIVGLLWINFALIVIRNLVREQGVDWTMILATLALLVPATLLWTRDRTGATTRMVTSMANAATVAILVFAFQGSPLQIDIHMYFFASLAICAAWIDWKAIIGYAALVAVHHLLLYVAMPLAVFPGDSDFSRVVLHAVVLIVQSIVLIALTSAVVKAFDVSDKAVADAVAAEREAVEMADHVKRTDAAADADRRKREAEKAREAEAVDYAVSELARSLQKLAEGDLSYRIDSAFSGPLDELRTSFNASVQKLEVVVSQVGQVASVLRNGTGQIGQANNDLSARSERQAASVEETASALSSVMATVKETASVADSVGKLVNQARMGAERSGTIVTDAVSAMSRIEQSSQSISNIIGVIDEIAFQTNLLALNAGVEAARAGEAGKGFAVVAQEVRELAQRSANAAKEIKTLINASGEEVRNGVSLVDQAGEALSTIATEVQSISHEISKIIDGAKTQAQGLVEIDQAVGHIDKNTQRNAAMVEESSAAIQQLVQEATTLDHLMAQFKTGSKTGSGTRRAA, from the coding sequence ATGAATGAACTGAATAAGCTCAGAGACAGGATCTCCTACGGCATCGTCGGACTGCTCTGGATCAACTTTGCCCTGATCGTCATCCGCAATCTCGTCCGCGAGCAAGGTGTCGACTGGACCATGATCCTGGCCACTCTCGCCCTGTTGGTGCCGGCCACACTCTTGTGGACAAGGGATCGTACCGGCGCGACCACCCGCATGGTTACCTCCATGGCGAATGCGGCGACGGTCGCTATTCTCGTTTTCGCCTTCCAGGGCTCGCCGCTCCAAATCGACATCCACATGTACTTCTTCGCGAGCCTGGCGATCTGTGCCGCCTGGATCGATTGGAAGGCGATTATCGGCTACGCCGCGCTCGTCGCGGTCCACCATCTGCTGCTGTATGTTGCGATGCCGCTGGCGGTCTTCCCGGGTGATTCCGACTTCTCGCGCGTCGTCCTGCATGCGGTGGTGCTGATCGTCCAGAGCATCGTCCTGATCGCTCTGACCTCGGCCGTCGTCAAGGCATTCGATGTCTCCGACAAGGCTGTTGCCGATGCAGTCGCTGCCGAGCGCGAGGCCGTAGAGATGGCCGATCACGTCAAGCGAACCGATGCCGCTGCCGATGCCGACCGCCGCAAGCGGGAAGCGGAAAAGGCGCGGGAAGCCGAAGCGGTGGACTACGCCGTTTCCGAACTGGCCAGATCGCTGCAGAAGCTGGCGGAAGGGGACCTCTCCTACCGCATCGACAGCGCCTTCTCAGGCCCGCTTGATGAGCTGCGCACGTCCTTCAATGCCTCCGTGCAGAAGCTCGAAGTCGTCGTTTCTCAGGTCGGTCAGGTGGCCTCAGTTCTCCGCAACGGTACGGGCCAGATCGGCCAGGCCAACAACGATCTCTCCGCCCGCAGCGAGCGCCAGGCCGCGTCGGTCGAGGAAACCGCGAGCGCGCTGTCCAGCGTGATGGCCACAGTGAAGGAAACCGCGTCTGTCGCGGATTCGGTCGGCAAGTTGGTCAACCAGGCAAGGATGGGTGCGGAACGATCCGGCACGATCGTAACCGACGCGGTCTCTGCCATGAGCCGTATCGAGCAGTCGTCGCAGTCCATTTCGAACATCATCGGCGTCATCGACGAGATTGCCTTCCAGACCAATCTTCTGGCGCTGAACGCCGGCGTCGAAGCGGCGCGTGCCGGTGAGGCCGGAAAGGGTTTTGCCGTCGTCGCACAGGAGGTCCGCGAACTCGCTCAGCGCTCCGCCAATGCAGCGAAGGAGATAAAGACCCTCATCAACGCATCCGGGGAAGAAGTGCGCAACGGTGTGTCACTGGTCGACCAGGCCGGCGAGGCTTTGAGCACGATCGCGACCGAGGTTCAGTCGATCAGCCACGAGATCTCCAAGATCATCGATGGTGCCAAGACCCAGGCACAGGGCCTTGTCGAGATTGATCAGGCGGTCGGGCACATCGACAAGAACACCCAGCGGAATGCTGCGATGGTGGAGGAGTCAAGCGCTGCGATCCAGCAACTCGTCCAGGAGGCCACCACGCTGGATCACCTGATGGCGCAGTTCAAGACCGGATCGAAGACGGGTTCCGGAACCCGTCGCGCCGCTTGA
- a CDS encoding diguanylate cyclase domain-containing protein, with translation MSGIADDLQKITVFMLKHQIAGIPRNFELVHEAFAGSKSDLARELAALGSRPTQSALDQLGLKHRLAGHCGVSAERLQDETLKTLKRLSDQLSLGLTQKRAFTNSVEGVIRSIREDVTVGIDQLLGELDLLSSIAGDMIKAETALASDVAEGLDSLNAADRAIRAAQAAMKRDHLTGLANRISFIQTLEDAHSASSAAKPSALVLIEVLDLPGLQHQYGDEAVSKLIRGLATIFRKAIKKHDFIARIEADTFAFVFQGINADEAHIIAERLFTTADNNLVFASETSPGSGGLPLAIGHAMAHEAADPTSWLAIAKTATILARQNPRQPIIGYKPGQRQVA, from the coding sequence ATGAGCGGAATTGCAGACGATCTCCAGAAGATCACGGTCTTCATGCTGAAACATCAGATCGCCGGGATCCCCCGCAACTTCGAACTGGTTCATGAAGCCTTTGCCGGCAGCAAATCGGATCTTGCGCGTGAGCTTGCAGCCCTTGGATCCCGTCCGACGCAATCGGCGCTCGACCAACTCGGCCTCAAGCACCGGCTTGCCGGCCATTGCGGCGTCTCGGCGGAACGCTTGCAGGACGAAACGCTGAAAACGCTGAAACGGCTCAGCGACCAACTGTCGCTCGGACTGACCCAGAAGCGCGCTTTCACGAACTCGGTGGAAGGCGTCATCCGCTCGATCCGCGAGGATGTCACCGTCGGTATCGACCAGTTGCTCGGGGAGTTGGATCTGCTCTCCTCGATTGCCGGGGACATGATCAAGGCGGAAACCGCGCTGGCATCAGATGTTGCCGAGGGGCTGGACAGTCTGAATGCCGCAGACCGGGCCATTCGCGCAGCGCAGGCTGCGATGAAACGGGACCATCTGACCGGCCTCGCCAACCGGATCAGCTTCATCCAGACGCTGGAGGACGCCCATTCGGCCTCCTCGGCGGCCAAGCCGAGCGCGCTTGTGCTGATCGAAGTCCTCGATCTTCCCGGACTGCAGCACCAGTATGGCGACGAAGCGGTCAGCAAGCTCATCCGTGGTCTGGCGACGATCTTCCGCAAGGCGATCAAGAAGCACGACTTCATCGCCCGCATCGAGGCCGACACCTTTGCCTTCGTCTTCCAAGGCATCAACGCCGACGAGGCACACATCATCGCCGAACGGCTGTTCACGACGGCGGATAACAATCTCGTCTTCGCTTCCGAGACCTCGCCGGGTTCCGGCGGCCTGCCACTCGCGATCGGTCACGCCATGGCACACGAAGCCGCCGATCCGACAAGCTGGCTCGCCATTGCCAAGACCGCCACGATATTGGCACGGCAAAACCCGCGCCAGCCGATCATCGGCTACAAGCCCGGACAGCGCCAGGTCGCCTGA